The following is a genomic window from Adhaeribacter radiodurans.
CGAAAAAGAAGGCATTAGTACCCGCTTATTATCTGGTATCAATATTCAGCAAGTATGCGAACCATACATTCGGCGTCGGGCAATGCGCCATTTAGAGAAAAACCGGGTAGTAATATTTGGTGCCGGCATTGGTAGCCCTTATTTTACCACTGATTCTGCTGCTAGTTTACGAGCTGTTGAAATTGAAGCAGATGTAGTGTTAAAAGGAACCCGCGTAGATGGTATTTACTCTGCCGATCCGGAAAAAAACCCGGATGCCGTACGTTTTACTCATTTAACTTTCCAGGATGTTTTTGAGCAAAACCTGAATGTAATGGACATGACCGCTTTTACTCTTTGCAAAGAAAACGATCTGCCCATTATTGTATTTGATATGAACCGCGCTGGTAACTTGTGTCGTATATTAAACGGAGACGACTCCGTAGGCACTTTGGTGTCTTCTTAAGAGTGCAATAGCTATATTTTAAGTGACCCAGCTTTTTATTACTATTTAAAATATTCCTTTTTTGTATACGTTTTGCGTTAGAGTTTTTAACCGGAACCCTTACCAACAATCATCTATAAAATTAATATGGAAGAAGAAATTCAGTTTTATATCAGCGAAGCAGAAGAATCTATGGCGAAAGCCTTGCAGCATACCGGCATTGAATTAAGTAAAATTCGGGCAGGCAAAGCTTCTCCGGCCATGATTGAAGATTTGCGGGTAGATTATTACGGCACCTCTACTCCTATTTCGCAGGTTGCTAACATTAGTACGCCAGATACGCGTACATTGCTAATTAAGCCTTGGGAGAAGAATATGCTGGGTGAAATTAACAAAACTATAAAAAACAGCGATTTGGGCCTTAACCCTTTACAGGAAGCGGACGCTGTTCGTTTAAATATTCCGGCTTTAACCGAACAACGCCGCCGGGATTTAGTAAAACAAGCTAAAAGCGAAGGCGAAAGTGGTAAAGTAAGAGTACGGAATATTCGCAAGGATGTAAACGATTCGCTGCGTAAACTCTTGAAAGAAGGTGCTGCCGAAGATTCTATCAAAGATGCCGAAGCCAAAGTGCAAAAATTAACAGATTCTTATATTGTTAAGGTAGATGATTTACTAAGCAAGAAAGAAACAGAAATAATGACTATCTGATTTTACATATTTACTAAAAACAAAAGCCTCTTTGTTAACATACAAAGAGGCTTTTATTTTTACTGGCAAAGATAGGTTTACTTCTAATTAAGATATACCATATAAGTATTTTACTTTTCTGTTTTAGAAGAGAAATAAAGCTTTTATAGTTTTAATACTTGTATTTAGTAATAATTAATATTATGCTAAGATGTTGTAAGATAAGCTGTAAGCAAAATTATTAAATTTAAACCAGCAAAAACGTTATCTTACCCCCTAAAGCTTCGTTTACTCGGTGCATATACTTTACGCAAGAAAAAATTCTGTATGGAAGAAATAGATAACACTCCTCAGTTAATTAAAGATGATGGTTGGCTAAGCCCGTACGAACCAGAAATAATAGCCCGCCAGGAGCGGTATGCTCAAACATTACAAAAAATTCAGAACCAGCACGAATCACTTCATCAATTTGCCGATCGGCACAAATACTTAGGTATTAATTACGATGCAAAGAGTGAAGGATGGTGGTATCGGGAGTGGGCACCGGCAGCTAGTCAACTTTATTTAACTGGCGATTTTAATGATTGGAATCGGGCTAGTCATCCTCTACAGAAAAATGAACAGGGAATTTGGGAAATATTTTTACCTGATCAAGAATATAAAGGTAGGTTTGGTCATGAAACAAAAGTAAAAGTACATGTGGTAGCGGCCAATGGTAATCTGGATCGCATCCCCCCTTATATTCGGCGGGCTGTGCAAGATCCGGTTAGTTATGATTTTGCGGGTCAGGTTTGGTTACCGGAAGATCCATTTGTCTGGACTGATGATGCTTTCGCCACTACCAATATTACCGAACCCGTAATTTATGAATGCCATCCGGGAATGGCTCTGGAGAAAGAAGAAGTAGGCACTTTCCGCGAATTTGCTGATCAAATTTTGCCCCGTATCCAGCGTGATGGCTATAATTGCATCCAGCTTATGGCTGTAATGGAACATCCGTATTACGGCTCTTTTGGTTATCATGTCTCTAATTTCTTTTGTCCTTCGTCGCGGTTTGGTACGCCCGAAGATTTAAAATACCTCGTGAACGAATCCCATAACTTGGGGGTAGCTGTGATTATGGATGTGGTACATTCGCACGCGGTAAAAAATATTGCGGAGGGTTTAGCCTTTTTTGATGGTTCCGGCGATCAGTATTTTTATCCCGGCGCACAGGGTTTCCATCCAGCCTGGGATTCGCGGGTATTTAATTACGGAAAACCAGAAGTGCAGCAGTTCTTACTTTCAAATGTTAAATATTGGCTGGAGGAATTTCATTTTGATGGTTTCCGGTTCGACGGAGTAACTTCTATGTTGTACCAACATCATGGCGAAGGAGTAGCATTTGATAATTATAATAAATATTTCCGGGAAGGAGTAGATGATGCTGCAATTTTGTACCTGCAACTAGCTACATCCTTAGTACAAGAGGTAAAACCTGGCGCCATTTGCATTGCCGAAGACATGAGCGGCATGCCTGGCCTTTGCCGCACTATAACCGACGGGGGTATTGGTTTCGATTACCGCTTAGCCATGGGTATTCCCGATTACTGGATTAAACTTCTGAAACATAGCCGCGATGAAGACTGGGATATTTATGAAATGTGGGGAGTACTTACCAACCGCCGCTACCGGGAAAAAACAATTGCTTACGCCGAATCGCACGACCAAGCCCTAGTAGGAGATAAAACTTTGGCTTTCTGGCTCATGGACAAGGAAATGTATTTTCATATGAGTGTCGATGATCCTAATTTAATTATTGATCGGGGTATAGCGCTGCACAAACTTATCCGACTTATTACCATTTCTTTGGGAGGCGAAGGTTATTTAACCTTTATTGGTAATGAATTCGGGCATCCAGAGTGGGTTGATTTTCCAAGGGAAGGCAATAACTGGAGCCATAAACATGCCCGTCGGCAATGGTCTCTGATTGATAACCCAAATTTAAAATATAAATTTATGGGCAATTTTGATCAGGCAATGGTTAAAACTATTTTGAAATACCATGTTTTAGCTGCTCCTCAAGGGCAACAACTTAACATGGATTCTGCCAATAACATTATTGTTTTTGAACGGGCTAATCTAATCTTCGTCTTTAATTTCAACACCCAAAATTCACTATTCGGCTATACTTTTACGGTTCCGCAAGCCGGTACATACCAGTTGATTTTAAATTCAGACGATTCAGAGTTTGGTGGATTTAACCGTATTGATCCAAGCGTAAAGTATTTTACCTACGAAGAAGAAAAAACAGCGAAACTTCGTATTTATACTCCTAACCGTACGGCCTTGGTCTTTAAGTTACAAGATGACTGATGATCTTATGCCTAATTAGTTGAGAAATGTATTTTAATCATTAAAAAGAAAAGCAGGTAATTAACCTGCTTTTTTTATGTGCCTTGATTAAGCATTTTTAAAAGGTAAGTACAAAAAATTAAAAATTCGTTAACAAGTTAGGTGGTTCGTTATTCTATTTATATAATTCTAAAAACGAGGATTTTACCAGATACATTTTGAAATAAAATATTGTAAATTGTTTACAAATTGTTGTAAATATTAATCAATTTTCTATTCAAAAACCACCTAATGGACAGAAGAGAAGCCATGTTGAGAGTGGCTGCCTTAATGGGCAGTGCAGTCTCTGCTCCCCTCCTATCAGGCCTAATGTACAGTTGCCAAAGCAAAACCAGCAACAACCAAGACACTGATACTAAAACCACCACAGTAGTCTCGGACAAACACAAGGCCATGATTGAGGAAATCACGGAATTAATTATTCCTAAAACAAGTACGCCGGGTGCTAAAGAAGCCAAAGTACCCGAGTATGTATTAATTATGCTCGCTGATTGCTATCCGCAGCAGGAACAGCAGCGCTTCTTTAAGGGATTAGATACCTTAGATGAACGCGCCAAGCAAGCCTACGGTACCGAGTTTGTAGATTGCAAACCCGACCAGCAAGTAGCCTTATTGCAGAAAGAAGAAGAATTGGCCATGGCGGAACAGAAGGAACAAAGAAAAATTAAGGCTCAAGCAAAAACTCGCGAAGAAAGAGAAAAACAAGATGATCCTCCTTTCTTTTCAATGATGAAGGAAATGACGATTGTCGGTTATTTTACTTCGGAAGCTGGTGCAACAAAAGCTACTGCTTACGTGCAAGTTCCTGGACGTTTTGAAGCTTGTACGGACTTACAACCCGGCCAAAAAGTTTGGGCTACTTAAAATTACAACTGGTTTCTACCTCTTTTAGTCTTATTAAATTTTATTACTCCTTAGATGTTAAAATATTCATGAATATAAACGGTAAAGCTAAAGATCAAAATACCTACGATGCTATTGTAATTGGTTCGGGCATTAGCGGTGGTTGGGCAGCAAAAGAACTCACCGAAAAAGGCCTTAAAGTAATTATGCTGGAAAGAGGGCGCAATGTGGAGCACATAAAAGATTATACTACGGCCATGAAACACCCATGGGAATTTACGCACCGGGGAAAAATTACTTTAGCTCAAAAAGAAACGCACCCGTACCTGAGCCGCGATTATCCTTACAACGAAACCAACGAAAGTTTCTGGATAAACGATAATGACGCTCCTTATAGTGAAAAAAAACGTTTTGACTGGTATCGGGGCAATATTGTAGGCGGAAAATCTATTATGTGGGGCCGTCAATCGTACCGTTTGGCTGATCTTGATTTTGAGGCAAATGCCAAACAAGGTATTGCAGTAGACTGGCCCATCCGATACAAAGATATAGCGCCGTGGTACGACTACGTAGAAAAATTTGCGGGTATTAGCGGGGCAAAAGAAAATATTCCTCACCTTCCTGATGGCGAATTTCTGCCTCCTATGGAATTAAACTGCGTAGAAAAGGAAGTAAAAAAGCATATTGAATCAAAATTTAAAGGTCGTCATTTAACTATTGGGCGGGTTGCTAATTTAACACAACCGCATAATGGCCGCGCGAATTGCCAATACCGCAATTTATGCAGCCGCGGTTGCCCGTATGGTGCCTACTTCAGCACACAATCTTCTACGTTGCCGGCTGCCGTGAAAACTGGAAACCTTACTTTACGCCCGCACGCGTTAGTAACCAATATTATTTACGACGAAAAATTAGGCAAAGCTACCGGCGTCAGTATTATTGATACTGAAACAAATGCTACTGTCGACTACTTTGCTAAAATTATATTCGTAAATGGTTCTACGTTGGGTAGCACCTTTGTTCTTTTAAATTCTACATCCAGTCGTTTTCCTAATGGCTTGGGCAACTCAAGTGGTCAATTAGGCCATAATCTCATGGACCACCACTTCCGCATTGGTGCCGGTGGAGAAATGGATGGCTTTGATGACAAATATTATTATGGCCGTAGGGCAAATGGTATTTACATTCCTCGATTCCGGAATTTAGGAGATGAAAAACGCGATTATATCCGGGGATTTGGCTACCAAGGTGGAGCCAGCCGTGATAGTTGGATGCGGGGAGTAGCTGAAATGGGCATTGGCGCTAACTTTAAGGAAGAAATTACTAAACCAGGTAAATGGAAAATGAATTTAACCGGCTTTGGTGAGTGCTTGCCTTACTACGAAAATCAGGTAACTTTAAATAAAGACCGCAAAGATAAGTGGGGGTTGCCTACTTTAGATATTGATGCTGAATTTAAAGATAATGAGATGAAAATGCGGAAAGACATGATGAACGATGCTGCCGAAATGTTAGACGCTGCAGGTTTAAAGAATGTCACTACGTATGATAATGGTTCTTATCCAGGTATGGCAATTCACGAAATGGGTACTGCCCGTATGGGTCGTGATCCTAAAACATCGGTACTAAATGCTTTTAATCAATTACATGAGGTAAAAAATGTTTTTGTAACCGATGGTGCCTGCATGACTTCTGCAGCTTGTCAAAATCCATCTTTAACGTATATGGCCTTAACTGCCCGCGCAGCAGATTATGCCGTTTCTGAGTTAAAGAAAGGCAATATTGCTTGATATAGAATTAGCGCATAAAACAAAAAGACCACATTAAATGTCGTCTTTTTGTTTTTAAAAAGGTTATCTTAAACGCACAACATTATTATTCTACAACTTTTTCAAAAATCTGAAGAATTTCTTCGGTTGCATTTTCCCAGGTAAGTTGTTCAATATCCTGGTAAGAATCTGCTATTACTTTAGCTCTTAATTCTTCGTCTTCGAGTAAGGAAATAATGTGCGCTGCCATGGTATCAGTATCATCATAATCGGCTTTTAAAGCACTATGCAGTACTTCACCTACCCCCGATTGATTAGAAATTACAGCAGGAACTCCAAATTGAGCGGCCTCAATTGCAGATAAGCCAAAAGGTTCTGAAACAGACGGCATGCAATACACATCCGCTATTGCTAGCAGGTTCTCTACTTTTTCACGGTCCAGGTAACCGGTAAACTCAAACTTATTATCTAACTGCAAATACTGATCAGAGGCAATAAGATCTTGCAATTGATTACCGGTACCCGCCATTACAAATTGCACATCTTTGTTTTTCTCTAAAACTTTCGAGGCAATATCCAGGAAATAAGAAGCTCCTTTTTGCTCTGTTACGCGCCCCAGGAACAACACAATTTTATCTTCGTCGGAAGCTTTTTCTTTTCGCTGTTTCAGCGTTGGTTCAATTCCATTGTACACCGGCTGAATGCGTTCGCCCGAAACACCGTATTCATTTTGAATTATTTTAGCCGTATACTCACTTACCGGAATAATAAAATCAGCTTTTTCTAAGGCTTGCTTTTCTAATTCGTAAATCCAACCCTGGCTATCTTTACCAGCCCGGTCGTAACTCAGCGAGTGCACATGTACCACTAAAGGTTTACCACTTACTAATTTTAACTCCACACCCGCTAAAAAAGTCATCCAATCGTGCGCATAAATCAAATCGAAATCTTTCTGCGAGGCCAACCGAGTGGCATAACGGGCATATTGGATAACAGCCGAATTTGCGTCCATATTTTCCAGGCTAGTTTGGCCAAATACATTTAGCTCCTCTACTGGCTCAGTGATAGCTACCGGATGGTAAGCTTGTTTTACCGCCGTGGTGGTTGCTTCTTCCGGCTCGGTATTTTGCACAACAGAAGAAATCTCTGCTGGTAAATCTTCTTCTGTTTGATACGGCGTAATAGTAGAGGGCACATACATTACATCGCCAAAAGTAGAATAATCAGGTTTAACAAACTCAGCTTTAATGTTTTGAATATCAATATTGTTCAAGCCAGTTAAATTAACATTCTGCAAAATAAAATCCGGATCGGATTTAGGCAGAATCAGGGTAAGATCTACCTTGTCGGCGAGAGACTTAGAGATACCGTAACAAGCAGTACCTAACCCTCCAGAAACAATGGGTGGAAACTCCCAACCTAACATTAATACCTTTAGCTTTTTCATGTAAGTAACCTTTTTGTAAGTGTTTAAACAGAACCAATAATATTTATTTATGAATAATTCTACTTTTTATTATAATAATCAAAAATTACTATATATATTTACTAAAATCCTTGACTGATTATTACTTTGAAGGATGTATACGAGAGATTACTTTTAAACTTAATCAAAAATATGATTAAATCTTAGCTATAAATTAATCAATAGTTAGGTAGCTAATTGATATTTTTAATAAAATTAACTTTTCTTTACAAATTTAATAAATAATTATTTACTAATCTAAATAATTTTTAATAATAAAAGCTTTTTTTTCTGAACCTTTTCTCTATTTCTACACCAACTAATTAAATTTTGCTATTACAATTATGGAAAATGCCGTCCAAGAAGGTAACTATATGATAAATGACCTGGCAAACAGAAAAGGAGAACTGTTTCCGGGTACCATAATAGATTGCCAGTATAAAAATAACAACTTTTATTTTTATTGCGATAATAATGTAATTCTGCACATTAAAGCAATAACCGATAAAGTAATCCGGTTTCGATATGCGGTAGATGGTGATTTCGAAAAAGATTTTTCGTATGCTGTAGCGGAAACGTACCAACCAGAAAAACCAACTCTGGAATTTAAAGAAAAGACAGATCATTATCGCATTACCACTAACCGGATTATAATTACTATTTGGAAAGAAAATTTATCCGTCAGAATTCTGGATAAATCCGGTACAGTTCTTATCGAAGACGAAAGAGGTTTTCATTGGGAATACAACCGGGAAACCGGTAACAACATTGTTAAAATATCGAAAAAAGTACAAAGCGGGGAGCACTATTACGGCTTAGGCGACAAATCCAGTAACATGAATTTGCGGGGACGCCGGGTAGAAAACTGGGGCAGCGATACCTACGGTTATGGCAAAAACACCGATCCCCTATATAAAAATATTCCTTTCTACATTGGCCTGCACCAGAAAATAGCTTACGGTATGTTTTTCGATAACAGTTTCCGAAGCTTTTTTGATTTTGCCGCAGAACGAAGCAATGTAACCAGTTATTGGGCACATGGTGGAGAACTAAACTATTACTTTATTTACGGCCCCAAACTGGTAGAAGTAACTGAGCAGTATACCTGCTTAACGGGCAAACCAGAATTACCGCCCTTGTGGGTATTAGGGTATCACCAATGTAAGTGGAGCTATTATCCTGAAGAAAAAGTAAAAGAAATTGCCGCTGGCTTCCGTGACCGGCAGATTCCTTGTGATGCCCTTTATCTGGATATTGATTATATGGAAGGTTTTCGGTGCTTTACCTGGAGCAAAGAATATTTTCCGAACCCCAAACGCATGTTGCAGGAATTAGCCCAGGAAGGGTTTAAAACTGTAGTTATTATTGATCCGGGAATTAAAATTGATAAAGATTATTGGGTGTACCAGGAAGGGATTGAAAACGATTATTTCTGCCATCGGGCAGACGGCCCTTTAATGAAGGGCTCGGTGTGGCCGGGCTTATGTAATTTCCCGGATTTTACCCGCCCCGATGTACGGGAATGGTGGGCAGACTTGTTCAAAGGCTTATTAGAAGTTGGGGTAAAAGGTGTTTGGAATGATATGAATGAACCTGCCGTATTTGAACAAGGCACTTTCCCCGACGATGTACGGTTTGACTATGATGGGCACCCGTGCAGTCATAAAAAAGCGCATAACATTTATGGTATGCAAATGGCCCGGGCTACTTACATGGGGGTTAAGAAATATGCTTACCCTAACCGCCCGTTTACCATTACCCGTTCGGGCTATTCCGGAGTACAACGTTTTGCTTCAACCTGGACCGGAGATAACATAGCCAGTTGGGAACATATGTGGCTGGCCAACATTCAGTGCCAACGCCTGAGCATTTCGGGATACTCGTTTGCCGGTTCAGACATTGGCGGATTTATTGAAACTCCCTCCGGCGAACTTTACATAAGATGGTTGGCTTTAGGCGTATTCCACCCCTTTTGCCGCACACATTCTTCCGGAGATCATGGGGATCAGGAACCTTGGTCGTTTGGCGAAGAAAACACGGCCTTAGCAAAGAAATTTATTCAATTGCGCTACCAGTTTATGCCATATATGTATACTACCTTCTGGCAGTATGTAACAAAAGGCACCCCAATGCTAAAGCCATTGGTTTACCTGGATCAGTATGATTCAGAAACGTACCTGCGCATGGCGGAATTTGGATTAGGCGACAATTTACTTGTATGCCCCATTACCCAGCCCGAAGCGGATGGTCGTTGGTTGTACTTGCCGCGGGGCAATTGGTATTATTACTGGACCGATGAATTGGTAGCAGGTGGTAAAGAAATTTGGGCTAACGCTGGTCTGGATCGTATTCCTTTATACGTGCAAGCCGGTGCCGTTATCCCGATGTTCCCGGTACTGCAATACGTAGGCGAAAAAGAAATTGAAGAACTAACTTTACATGTATACCATAAAAACGGTGCGCACGAAAGTACCCTTTTTGAAGATGCCGGCGAAGGCTACGGCTATGAAACGGGAAACTGTATGGTAAAAAAATTCGCTACAATTGGCACTAGTTCCAGTTTGAGCCTGCAGCAAACCACCACCGGAACGTTCCTGGCTACTTACCAAACCTATAAAATAATAGTACATGGTTTACCTTTCGAAATAACGTCGGTTGAACTGGATGATCAGAGTATAGAAATTAGCCAAATAATAAAAGAGGAAGATTCAAACATTCAGATTATTTATACCAATGCTGATTTTAGAACATTAACTTTAAAATAGAGGCACATTGTATACAGAAACAAAAAGCCACCTGAAATAATCAGGTGGCTTTTTGTTTGTATCATTAATATGAAGAGTTTTTAATTACGGTTTAAGGCATTTAAATCGGCAAATGCTTCTTTTAAACGATCAATAAAAGTTTGTTCGCCGGAACGCAGCCACACGCGGGGATCATAAAATTTCTTGTTCGGGCTATCCTCCCCTTCGGGGTTACCAATTTGCCCTTGAAGATAATCTTTTTTCTTTTCGTAGTAATTTTTTATTCCATCCCAAAATGCCCATTGCATATCCGTATCAATGTTCATTTTTACCGCTCCGTATTCAATAGCCTGGGTAATTTTTTCTTTTTCTGAACCAGAGCCACCGTGGAATACAAAATTTACCGGATTAGGACCTGTTCCAAATTTTTCCTGAATATGTTCCTGCGAATTTCTCAGAATTTCAGGACGTAACTCTACGTTACCCGGTTTGTAAACGCCATGTACGTTACCAAAGGCCGCTGCAATAGTAAAATGATTACTAATAGCCTTTAAAGTTTCGTAAGCATAAGCCACGTGCTCAGGCTGGGTATATAAATGGGAACTATCTATATCTGAGTTATCTACTCCATCTTCTTCACCACCAGTTACTCCTAATTCAATTTCAACTGTCATACCCATTTTATTCATTCTTTCGAAATAACGAGCACAGGTCTCAATATTTTCCTGAATATCTTCTTCAGATAAATCGAGCATGTGGGAGCTGTATAAAGGTTTGCCATGCTGAGCAAAGAATTTTTCACCGGCATCTAACAAGCCATCAATCCAAGGTAATAATTTTTTAGCGGCATGGTCGGTATGCAGAATAACCGGAACCCCGTAGGCTTCGGCCATTAAATGAACGTGCTGCGCGCCGGAAACTGCCCCGGCAATAGCCGACTTTTGAGCATCGTTACTTAAACCTTTACCAGCAAAAAATTGAGCCCCACCGTGTGAGAATTGTATAATCACAGGTGAATTTACTAATTTAGCTGTTTCTAAAACTGCGTTTACCGAATTGGTACCAATAACATTCACCGCAGGTAAAGCAAAATTATTTTTATTGGCGTAATCAAATAAGGCTTGTACATCGTCGCCAAACAAAACGCCGGGTTTAAATTTAGTCATTACATCACTCATTACTATATTTTAATTAATGTTGGGGTTTAATATTTAAAGAAGAAAAGGACAAACCTAATATTTTTAGTTTTTCAACTAGATGGGCACAATACTACCTTTTTTTATTGTAATTTAAAATTAATGGCCTCACTTTTAACTAAAATAGCTTCCTAAACCATTAACCTATCAGAATTTTAAGGTACTTGTTGCATTTTTTGTAAATACTGCTGGCGAGCAAGTTCTAACTCTATTAATATTTCTTCGCGCTGTTTTAATAAGGTGTTAACTACTTTAGAGTCGTTAAAAAGTAAAACTTGAAGCCGCAGATGAGTTTGTAAATTTTTTACTCGACGAAAATAATGCAACACAAAAAAACCACTTAAGGGCAAGCTCAGAAAAAATAACAAGGTTAATAGCCCCGCCTGCGTGAAATACCAAAACAAATATAATTCTACCCCATAAAATAGTGGAAAAGTAAAAATACCCGTGGTAAGCAGAATAGGGGCTATAAATTCAGCTTCTTCGGTTAAAGCATTGGCTACTTTAGCGGGTATAATATAAGGTAAGTAGTTAGTAAGTAATCCAAATAAATAAAGCGGCAAACCAATTAGTAAAAACAAAATGGATGTGAACAACCACTTTCCGAAATGCATCTTCCCTTCCGGAGAATAAAATACGGTTTCCTCTAAATGTAAGGCTTTTATCTGCTGTAAGTACGTCTTTAATTTATGCTGGATATTTTTTACCCTTTCGGAGTCGTGCCTTTTAAAATATTCCAAGCTAGCTACAATGGCGCGGGTAAGTTGAAATTCCTGTTCGGAATCG
Proteins encoded in this region:
- the pyrH gene encoding UMP kinase, with amino-acid sequence MKYKRILLKLSGEALMGDQQYGIDTKRLIQYAHEIKGAADLGAEIAVVIGGGNIYRGSQAESMGLDRVQGDYMGMLATVINSMALQSALEKEGISTRLLSGINIQQVCEPYIRRRAMRHLEKNRVVIFGAGIGSPYFTTDSAASLRAVEIEADVVLKGTRVDGIYSADPEKNPDAVRFTHLTFQDVFEQNLNVMDMTAFTLCKENDLPIIVFDMNRAGNLCRILNGDDSVGTLVSS
- the frr gene encoding ribosome recycling factor, which translates into the protein MEEEIQFYISEAEESMAKALQHTGIELSKIRAGKASPAMIEDLRVDYYGTSTPISQVANISTPDTRTLLIKPWEKNMLGEINKTIKNSDLGLNPLQEADAVRLNIPALTEQRRRDLVKQAKSEGESGKVRVRNIRKDVNDSLRKLLKEGAAEDSIKDAEAKVQKLTDSYIVKVDDLLSKKETEIMTI
- a CDS encoding alpha amylase C-terminal domain-containing protein translates to MEEIDNTPQLIKDDGWLSPYEPEIIARQERYAQTLQKIQNQHESLHQFADRHKYLGINYDAKSEGWWYREWAPAASQLYLTGDFNDWNRASHPLQKNEQGIWEIFLPDQEYKGRFGHETKVKVHVVAANGNLDRIPPYIRRAVQDPVSYDFAGQVWLPEDPFVWTDDAFATTNITEPVIYECHPGMALEKEEVGTFREFADQILPRIQRDGYNCIQLMAVMEHPYYGSFGYHVSNFFCPSSRFGTPEDLKYLVNESHNLGVAVIMDVVHSHAVKNIAEGLAFFDGSGDQYFYPGAQGFHPAWDSRVFNYGKPEVQQFLLSNVKYWLEEFHFDGFRFDGVTSMLYQHHGEGVAFDNYNKYFREGVDDAAILYLQLATSLVQEVKPGAICIAEDMSGMPGLCRTITDGGIGFDYRLAMGIPDYWIKLLKHSRDEDWDIYEMWGVLTNRRYREKTIAYAESHDQALVGDKTLAFWLMDKEMYFHMSVDDPNLIIDRGIALHKLIRLITISLGGEGYLTFIGNEFGHPEWVDFPREGNNWSHKHARRQWSLIDNPNLKYKFMGNFDQAMVKTILKYHVLAAPQGQQLNMDSANNIIVFERANLIFVFNFNTQNSLFGYTFTVPQAGTYQLILNSDDSEFGGFNRIDPSVKYFTYEEEKTAKLRIYTPNRTALVFKLQDD
- a CDS encoding gluconate 2-dehydrogenase subunit 3 family protein; protein product: MDRREAMLRVAALMGSAVSAPLLSGLMYSCQSKTSNNQDTDTKTTTVVSDKHKAMIEEITELIIPKTSTPGAKEAKVPEYVLIMLADCYPQQEQQRFFKGLDTLDERAKQAYGTEFVDCKPDQQVALLQKEEELAMAEQKEQRKIKAQAKTREEREKQDDPPFFSMMKEMTIVGYFTSEAGATKATAYVQVPGRFEACTDLQPGQKVWAT
- a CDS encoding GMC oxidoreductase; translated protein: MNINGKAKDQNTYDAIVIGSGISGGWAAKELTEKGLKVIMLERGRNVEHIKDYTTAMKHPWEFTHRGKITLAQKETHPYLSRDYPYNETNESFWINDNDAPYSEKKRFDWYRGNIVGGKSIMWGRQSYRLADLDFEANAKQGIAVDWPIRYKDIAPWYDYVEKFAGISGAKENIPHLPDGEFLPPMELNCVEKEVKKHIESKFKGRHLTIGRVANLTQPHNGRANCQYRNLCSRGCPYGAYFSTQSSTLPAAVKTGNLTLRPHALVTNIIYDEKLGKATGVSIIDTETNATVDYFAKIIFVNGSTLGSTFVLLNSTSSRFPNGLGNSSGQLGHNLMDHHFRIGAGGEMDGFDDKYYYGRRANGIYIPRFRNLGDEKRDYIRGFGYQGGASRDSWMRGVAEMGIGANFKEEITKPGKWKMNLTGFGECLPYYENQVTLNKDRKDKWGLPTLDIDAEFKDNEMKMRKDMMNDAAEMLDAAGLKNVTTYDNGSYPGMAIHEMGTARMGRDPKTSVLNAFNQLHEVKNVFVTDGACMTSAACQNPSLTYMALTARAADYAVSELKKGNIA
- a CDS encoding glycosyltransferase, which encodes MKKLKVLMLGWEFPPIVSGGLGTACYGISKSLADKVDLTLILPKSDPDFILQNVNLTGLNNIDIQNIKAEFVKPDYSTFGDVMYVPSTITPYQTEEDLPAEISSVVQNTEPEEATTTAVKQAYHPVAITEPVEELNVFGQTSLENMDANSAVIQYARYATRLASQKDFDLIYAHDWMTFLAGVELKLVSGKPLVVHVHSLSYDRAGKDSQGWIYELEKQALEKADFIIPVSEYTAKIIQNEYGVSGERIQPVYNGIEPTLKQRKEKASDEDKIVLFLGRVTEQKGASYFLDIASKVLEKNKDVQFVMAGTGNQLQDLIASDQYLQLDNKFEFTGYLDREKVENLLAIADVYCMPSVSEPFGLSAIEAAQFGVPAVISNQSGVGEVLHSALKADYDDTDTMAAHIISLLEDEELRAKVIADSYQDIEQLTWENATEEILQIFEKVVE
- a CDS encoding glycoside hydrolase family 31 protein, producing the protein MENAVQEGNYMINDLANRKGELFPGTIIDCQYKNNNFYFYCDNNVILHIKAITDKVIRFRYAVDGDFEKDFSYAVAETYQPEKPTLEFKEKTDHYRITTNRIIITIWKENLSVRILDKSGTVLIEDERGFHWEYNRETGNNIVKISKKVQSGEHYYGLGDKSSNMNLRGRRVENWGSDTYGYGKNTDPLYKNIPFYIGLHQKIAYGMFFDNSFRSFFDFAAERSNVTSYWAHGGELNYYFIYGPKLVEVTEQYTCLTGKPELPPLWVLGYHQCKWSYYPEEKVKEIAAGFRDRQIPCDALYLDIDYMEGFRCFTWSKEYFPNPKRMLQELAQEGFKTVVIIDPGIKIDKDYWVYQEGIENDYFCHRADGPLMKGSVWPGLCNFPDFTRPDVREWWADLFKGLLEVGVKGVWNDMNEPAVFEQGTFPDDVRFDYDGHPCSHKKAHNIYGMQMARATYMGVKKYAYPNRPFTITRSGYSGVQRFASTWTGDNIASWEHMWLANIQCQRLSISGYSFAGSDIGGFIETPSGELYIRWLALGVFHPFCRTHSSGDHGDQEPWSFGEENTALAKKFIQLRYQFMPYMYTTFWQYVTKGTPMLKPLVYLDQYDSETYLRMAEFGLGDNLLVCPITQPEADGRWLYLPRGNWYYYWTDELVAGGKEIWANAGLDRIPLYVQAGAVIPMFPVLQYVGEKEIEELTLHVYHKNGAHESTLFEDAGEGYGYETGNCMVKKFATIGTSSSLSLQQTTTGTFLATYQTYKIIVHGLPFEITSVELDDQSIEISQIIKEEDSNIQIIYTNADFRTLTLK